A genomic segment from Luteolibacter ambystomatis encodes:
- a CDS encoding glycoside hydrolase family 95 protein — protein sequence MRRHLSLLLLGSVTSLYAKEPSITGDRTPPAQPASVWFTAPARVMGKPRVDIAADGTQTEIAKEARKYDFWESLPVGNGRLGAMDCGGVDLERVILNESSVWSGGDYDGNKYDAYKSLAEIRQKLFAGDIAGAEDVLNKNFGWVGKRFDPTQFGSYQTVGDLLLKFPDSEEAATGYRRDLNLLTGVVTTTYTRGGVTFTRELVVPKKEEVIAIHLKADKPGALSFLATLARPAQAKTRKDGQRFVMEGQLTFDWPGKQGVRYQALLGAKTKGGKAETGDDGIRITGADEVTLYVSAGTDMRTKDFTAPIARRLTAALSADFAPMRDAAAKDHQAYSERCQLTLPSTDAAKLPTPERVKQAEKTPDPALEAIYFQYGRHLLISGSRPDSTLPTNLQGIWCEETKAPWNGDFHSNINLQMNYWPAEVTNLSDCHLPLFDLIRLTAKQGVNSAKAYYNAPGWLCFHTQNPWGYSAPSNLSAGSGSTCGAWLAQHIWTHYDYTRDEAFLKQNYPVMREASRFFLATLVEEPKNHWLVTSPSNSPENDYVIPGKDKSDKKAHTSLTYGATYDMQIIRDLFTNTAAAAKVLKTDADLVQKIEAAKAKLAPTRVNSEGRIMEWIEDYEETDPHHRHSSPLWGLHPGNQITAGTPELFKGARLLLERRGDASTGWSMAWKSNFWARLRDGDRSRKLLSMLIGRGAGNLFCLHPPFQIDGNFGGTAAVAEMLIQSQQSDDKGAPVIDLLPALPSAWSDGKATGLKTRGGFTVNLEWKAGKLTSVNIVSAFGGPATLRNGDTTVAITTTKGQTLKLGADLK from the coding sequence ATGCGCCGCCATCTCTCCCTACTCCTGTTGGGCTCCGTCACGAGCCTGTATGCCAAGGAACCGTCGATCACCGGGGACCGCACGCCTCCCGCACAACCGGCCAGCGTGTGGTTCACCGCTCCGGCCCGGGTGATGGGCAAACCGCGCGTGGACATTGCCGCGGATGGCACGCAGACCGAGATCGCGAAGGAGGCGCGGAAGTATGACTTCTGGGAATCCCTACCCGTGGGCAACGGTCGTCTCGGCGCGATGGATTGCGGCGGCGTCGATTTGGAACGGGTGATCCTCAACGAGTCCAGCGTGTGGTCCGGCGGAGACTACGATGGCAACAAGTACGATGCTTATAAGAGTTTGGCGGAGATCCGCCAGAAGCTCTTCGCCGGTGACATCGCCGGAGCGGAGGACGTGCTCAATAAAAACTTCGGCTGGGTGGGCAAACGCTTCGATCCGACGCAGTTCGGCAGCTACCAGACAGTCGGCGATCTGCTGCTGAAGTTTCCGGACAGCGAGGAAGCGGCCACCGGTTACCGCCGTGACTTGAACCTGCTCACCGGCGTGGTGACCACGACCTACACGCGTGGCGGCGTGACCTTCACCCGCGAGTTGGTGGTTCCCAAGAAAGAGGAGGTGATCGCGATCCATCTGAAGGCGGACAAGCCGGGCGCTCTCAGCTTCCTGGCCACGCTCGCCCGCCCCGCGCAGGCCAAGACCCGCAAGGATGGACAGCGATTCGTGATGGAAGGCCAGCTCACCTTCGACTGGCCCGGCAAGCAGGGCGTGCGATACCAGGCACTGCTCGGTGCGAAAACGAAAGGTGGCAAGGCCGAAACCGGCGACGATGGTATCCGCATCACCGGCGCGGACGAGGTGACGCTCTACGTCTCCGCCGGCACCGACATGCGGACGAAGGACTTCACCGCACCGATCGCCAGGCGTCTCACCGCCGCTCTCTCCGCGGACTTTGCTCCGATGCGCGATGCCGCTGCGAAGGATCACCAGGCCTATAGCGAGCGCTGCCAGCTCACGCTTCCCTCCACCGATGCGGCGAAGCTGCCGACACCCGAGCGCGTGAAGCAGGCGGAGAAGACACCCGATCCGGCACTTGAGGCGATCTACTTCCAATACGGCCGCCATCTGCTCATCTCCGGCTCGCGCCCGGACTCCACGCTGCCCACCAATCTCCAGGGCATCTGGTGCGAGGAAACCAAGGCCCCGTGGAACGGCGACTTCCACAGCAACATCAACCTCCAGATGAACTACTGGCCGGCGGAGGTGACGAATCTTTCCGACTGCCATCTGCCGTTGTTCGACCTGATCCGCCTGACCGCGAAGCAAGGCGTGAACTCGGCGAAAGCCTACTACAACGCACCGGGCTGGCTGTGCTTCCACACCCAGAATCCCTGGGGCTATTCGGCTCCGTCCAATCTCTCGGCAGGTTCCGGATCCACCTGCGGCGCGTGGCTGGCCCAGCATATCTGGACCCACTACGACTACACCCGCGACGAAGCCTTCCTGAAACAGAACTATCCGGTGATGCGCGAGGCCTCCCGCTTCTTCCTCGCCACCCTGGTGGAGGAGCCGAAGAACCATTGGCTGGTGACCAGCCCCTCGAACTCTCCGGAGAACGACTACGTCATTCCCGGAAAGGACAAGAGCGACAAAAAGGCCCACACCTCCCTCACCTACGGTGCGACATATGACATGCAGATCATCCGCGATCTCTTCACCAATACCGCCGCCGCCGCCAAGGTACTGAAGACCGATGCCGATCTGGTGCAGAAGATCGAGGCGGCGAAGGCCAAACTCGCACCAACCCGCGTCAACAGCGAGGGCCGCATCATGGAATGGATCGAGGACTACGAGGAAACCGATCCACACCACCGCCACAGCTCGCCGTTGTGGGGACTGCATCCGGGCAACCAGATCACCGCGGGCACGCCGGAATTGTTCAAAGGCGCGCGCCTGCTGCTGGAACGCCGCGGCGATGCCTCCACCGGTTGGTCGATGGCATGGAAGTCGAACTTCTGGGCACGCCTCCGCGATGGAGACCGCAGTCGCAAGCTGCTCTCGATGCTGATCGGCCGCGGCGCGGGCAATTTGTTCTGCCTGCATCCGCCCTTCCAAATCGACGGCAACTTCGGCGGCACCGCGGCCGTCGCGGAGATGCTGATCCAAAGCCAGCAATCCGACGACAAGGGCGCACCGGTGATCGACCTGCTGCCCGCCCTGCCCTCGGCGTGGTCGGATGGCAAGGCCACCGGCTTGAAGACGCGCGGTGGCTTCACCGTCAATCTCGAATGGAAGGCCGGGAAGCTGACGAGCGTGAATATCGTCTCCGCGTTCGGCGGCCCTGCCACCCTCCGCAATGGCGACACCACCGTGGCCATCACCACCACCAAGGGCCAGACACTCAAGCTGGGTGCCGACCTGAAGTGA
- a CDS encoding right-handed parallel beta-helix repeat-containing protein, producing MSSFIFNRPSAPTTARFRHIAVAALMAGALSLSAGAETLRWNVQKQYGITADGIRKAIQAAKEHFSKEPNDTIVLEFDEGTYKVEGKDTDDGSIDLSGVNPGPDGRLVFKGAGMEKTVLVFNNDIHAIFGRKVFHVTMADMHMTREKYTVSQGLVVEAAAGKVVLDIQEGFPTPADIFNPTSDQGRFIRRYTNSKEDPQLVVKDNVQLAWREAKPLGDRLWQLDLVKKNLVPNYQKGELIGIKSKHGGKGHGGQAYWLMEGSDFIFQSVKWTQKTRGVFRGGFDKIQILDCVTDRAAPIAGQTPCLASPDGGPQIGQPWDPPTKGNIVKNCRFIASGDDAVAFFHGTGEVSGCQIRDAFARGILLSDSPDVVVKDNTLIRCGVQNTKDYKLPGDPADLVK from the coding sequence ATGTCTTCATTCATCTTCAATCGCCCGTCCGCTCCCACCACCGCACGCTTTCGACACATCGCCGTAGCGGCCTTGATGGCAGGTGCCTTGTCTCTCAGTGCTGGCGCGGAGACGCTCCGCTGGAATGTTCAAAAGCAATACGGCATCACCGCGGATGGCATCCGCAAGGCGATCCAGGCAGCAAAGGAACATTTCAGCAAGGAGCCGAACGACACCATCGTCCTGGAGTTTGACGAAGGCACCTACAAGGTGGAAGGCAAGGACACCGACGATGGATCGATCGATCTCAGTGGGGTCAATCCGGGTCCGGACGGCCGGCTTGTGTTCAAAGGCGCCGGGATGGAGAAGACGGTCCTGGTCTTCAACAACGACATCCATGCGATCTTCGGTCGCAAGGTCTTCCATGTCACCATGGCCGACATGCACATGACGCGGGAGAAGTACACGGTCAGCCAGGGATTGGTGGTCGAAGCGGCGGCAGGCAAGGTGGTGCTCGATATCCAGGAGGGATTTCCCACCCCTGCGGATATCTTCAACCCCACCAGCGACCAAGGCCGCTTCATCCGCCGCTACACCAACAGCAAGGAGGACCCGCAGCTCGTCGTGAAGGACAACGTGCAGCTCGCGTGGCGTGAGGCCAAGCCGCTCGGCGACCGCCTATGGCAGCTCGATCTCGTGAAGAAGAATCTCGTGCCGAACTATCAAAAAGGCGAGTTGATCGGCATCAAGTCGAAGCATGGTGGCAAAGGCCACGGCGGCCAGGCCTATTGGCTCATGGAAGGCTCCGACTTCATTTTCCAATCGGTGAAGTGGACGCAGAAAACCCGTGGGGTCTTCCGCGGTGGGTTCGACAAGATTCAGATCCTCGATTGCGTGACCGATCGCGCCGCTCCCATCGCCGGTCAGACGCCGTGCCTTGCCTCGCCCGACGGGGGACCTCAGATCGGACAGCCATGGGATCCTCCGACCAAGGGGAATATCGTGAAGAACTGCCGCTTCATCGCATCCGGTGATGATGCCGTGGCCTTCTTCCATGGCACGGGGGAAGTCTCCGGCTGCCAGATCCGCGATGCCTTCGCCCGCGGCATTCTGCTATCCGACAGTCCCGATGTTGTGGTGAAGGATAATACTCTCATCCGTTGTGGGGTTCAGAACACCAAGGATTACAAACTTCCCGGTGATCCGGCCGACTTGGTAAAATAG
- a CDS encoding PDZ domain-containing protein produces the protein MSRYKSLVALGLLCAPVFAADLYVSPSGKDENPGTSAAPLASLDGARLKARALAGKEKVTVHFAKGVYYLPATVRFTAEDSGAEGKPVIYEGEEGAVISGGSLLKLDWQPDGAGRFKAVTPAGLEMDQLWINGRREPMARFPNREEGKNLFDAWVLEHTSTPDPEKDPLKPERIAKWSNPTGAYLHAMHISLWGDMHWLVKGKKADGSLDMEGGWQNNRPSKMHPRYRMVENVFEELDAPGEWFHDRANNTLYYQPPTGTDVKTSTVEVVRLPRLLSFEGAQGKPVKFIGLRGLTFRHAARTFMANKEQLLRTDWTVCRDGAVFLQGAENCAVESCTFDQVGGNTIFVNDYNRRITIRGCYIHDSGANGIAFVGSPEAVRSPLFRYGPQDYAKIDRTPGPKNDRYPADCLVEDCLITRTGRDEKQTAPVEIDIAARITVRHCSLYDVPRAGLNIGDGCFGGHVVEDCDIFNTVLETGDHGSFNSWGRDRFWDPGIGKFSAEVAKDPSLPFLDVIEPITLRHNRWRCDHGWDIDLDDGSTRYVIENNLLLNGGLKMREGYKRIARNNVIVNNALHPHCWPLDNGDMFTGNIVSDSYKPAAIHGGKWGETVDRNLFTTSDADRTKYAKNGCDANSIVGDALFINPEKGDFRVKNGSPAFKIGFKNFPMDNFGVTSPKLKAIAKTPVIPELKKGSSPAATTNTSQITWMGARLRDISGEEFSAYGVSKESGGVAIAEVHLDPSAPANIAGFKTGDLIQSVGGKAVSNLAAFKDALAKLPSKPETPFGIIRNQAPSTITMKGKIEQPK, from the coding sequence ATGTCCCGTTACAAGTCCCTCGTCGCCCTCGGCCTGCTGTGTGCGCCGGTATTCGCCGCCGATCTCTACGTCTCGCCCTCCGGGAAGGATGAGAATCCCGGTACCTCCGCCGCGCCGCTTGCGTCTCTGGATGGTGCGCGATTGAAGGCACGCGCCTTGGCCGGAAAGGAAAAGGTCACCGTTCATTTCGCCAAAGGCGTCTATTACCTCCCCGCCACCGTCCGCTTTACGGCGGAGGATTCCGGAGCGGAGGGCAAGCCGGTCATCTATGAAGGCGAGGAAGGCGCGGTCATCAGCGGCGGCAGCCTGCTCAAGCTCGATTGGCAACCGGATGGCGCGGGCCGCTTCAAGGCTGTCACGCCTGCCGGATTGGAAATGGATCAGCTCTGGATCAACGGCCGCCGTGAGCCGATGGCCCGCTTCCCGAACCGCGAGGAAGGCAAGAACCTCTTCGATGCCTGGGTGCTGGAACACACCAGCACGCCCGATCCGGAGAAGGATCCGCTCAAGCCGGAACGCATCGCCAAATGGTCGAATCCCACCGGCGCTTATCTTCATGCCATGCACATCTCGCTGTGGGGCGACATGCACTGGCTGGTGAAGGGCAAGAAGGCGGATGGCTCGCTCGACATGGAAGGCGGCTGGCAGAACAACCGCCCGTCGAAGATGCATCCGCGCTACCGGATGGTGGAGAACGTCTTCGAGGAACTCGATGCACCCGGCGAATGGTTCCACGACCGCGCGAACAACACGCTCTACTACCAGCCGCCCACGGGCACCGATGTGAAGACCTCCACCGTGGAGGTCGTTCGATTGCCGCGCCTGCTTTCCTTCGAAGGCGCACAGGGCAAGCCGGTGAAATTCATCGGTCTACGCGGCCTCACCTTCCGCCACGCCGCGCGCACCTTCATGGCGAACAAGGAGCAGCTCCTGCGCACTGACTGGACCGTCTGCCGCGATGGCGCGGTGTTCCTCCAGGGCGCGGAGAATTGCGCGGTGGAAAGCTGCACCTTCGACCAGGTGGGCGGCAACACGATCTTCGTGAACGACTATAACCGCCGTATCACCATCCGTGGCTGCTACATCCACGACAGCGGCGCGAATGGCATCGCCTTCGTCGGAAGCCCGGAAGCCGTGCGCAGTCCGCTGTTCCGCTATGGCCCGCAGGATTATGCGAAGATCGACCGCACTCCCGGCCCGAAAAACGACCGCTATCCGGCGGATTGCCTGGTGGAGGATTGCCTGATCACCCGCACCGGTCGCGATGAGAAGCAGACCGCACCGGTGGAGATCGACATCGCCGCGCGGATCACCGTGCGCCACTGTTCGCTCTATGATGTGCCACGCGCGGGACTGAACATCGGCGATGGCTGCTTCGGCGGCCATGTTGTCGAGGACTGCGACATCTTCAACACCGTGCTCGAAACCGGCGACCATGGCTCCTTCAACTCGTGGGGCCGCGACCGCTTCTGGGATCCGGGCATCGGCAAGTTCTCCGCGGAAGTCGCCAAGGACCCGAGCCTGCCGTTCCTCGATGTGATCGAGCCGATCACGCTGCGGCACAACCGCTGGCGTTGCGACCATGGCTGGGACATCGACCTCGATGACGGCTCGACCCGCTACGTGATCGAGAACAACCTGCTGCTCAACGGCGGTCTAAAGATGCGCGAGGGTTACAAGCGCATCGCCCGCAACAACGTGATCGTGAACAACGCCCTCCACCCGCATTGCTGGCCGCTGGACAACGGCGACATGTTCACGGGCAACATCGTCTCCGACTCCTACAAGCCCGCCGCCATCCACGGTGGCAAGTGGGGCGAAACGGTGGACAGGAATCTCTTCACCACCAGCGATGCGGACCGCACCAAGTATGCGAAGAATGGTTGCGACGCGAACTCCATCGTCGGCGATGCGTTGTTCATCAATCCGGAGAAGGGCGACTTCCGCGTGAAGAACGGTTCGCCCGCATTCAAGATCGGCTTCAAGAACTTCCCGATGGACAACTTCGGCGTCACCAGCCCGAAGCTGAAAGCCATCGCCAAGACGCCGGTGATCCCCGAACTGAAAAAGGGCTCATCTCCCGCCGCCACCACGAATACCTCCCAAATCACCTGGATGGGTGCCCGCCTGCGCGACATTTCCGGCGAGGAGTTCTCGGCCTATGGCGTGAGCAAGGAATCCGGCGGCGTGGCGATCGCCGAAGTTCACTTGGACCCCTCCGCACCGGCCAACATCGCGGGTTTCAAGACAGGAGACCTGATCCAATCCGTGGGTGGCAAGGCGGTGTCCAATCTCGCCGCGTTCAAGGATGCCTTGGCGAAGCTTCCATCGAAGCCGGAGACGCCCTTCGGCATCATCCGCAACCAAGCACCCTCCACCATCACGATGAAGGGCAAGATCGAGCAGCCGAAGTAA
- a CDS encoding S1 family peptidase, which yields MSLKSVPSICAALLFAGGLPIFAQAPGVQIEPGMPLSNNPGIVKQAEALKDAGKLLTKEKLAELVEKPLAEPVELVPVRTTPMGGREVATLASKGFVRIGWFYLCPKCDHWHLNLAGGYVVDRKGAVVTCHHCVRPDHEMREGYLIAVDAEEKVYPVTSVIAADKDLDAAVLRIEGSNLEPLPLQDQVAPGDAAYLYSEPFGHLGYFSAGVVSRFYWKSGENGDPMKFEDAVRLRMNASTEWAPGSSGAALVDACGNAIGHVSTIATLGNDAKKAGGQTMITLHEAVPARGVMLLLKRDRKETP from the coding sequence ATGTCTTTGAAATCTGTTCCTTCCATTTGTGCCGCGCTGCTCTTTGCCGGTGGTCTTCCGATTTTTGCCCAGGCTCCTGGCGTCCAGATCGAGCCGGGCATGCCGCTTTCAAACAATCCCGGCATCGTCAAACAGGCGGAAGCGCTCAAGGACGCGGGCAAACTGCTCACGAAGGAGAAGCTGGCCGAGCTGGTGGAAAAGCCGCTGGCGGAGCCGGTGGAGCTGGTGCCGGTCCGGACCACGCCGATGGGAGGCCGGGAAGTTGCAACGCTGGCATCGAAGGGATTCGTCCGTATCGGCTGGTTCTATCTCTGCCCGAAGTGCGATCACTGGCATCTCAATCTTGCCGGTGGCTATGTGGTGGATCGCAAGGGCGCGGTGGTGACCTGCCATCACTGCGTGCGTCCGGATCACGAGATGCGGGAGGGGTATCTGATCGCCGTGGATGCGGAGGAGAAGGTGTATCCGGTGACCTCCGTGATCGCCGCGGACAAGGATCTGGATGCGGCGGTGTTGCGGATCGAGGGTTCGAATCTGGAACCGCTGCCGCTCCAGGACCAGGTGGCACCGGGGGATGCAGCCTATCTCTACAGCGAGCCCTTCGGTCACCTCGGCTACTTCAGCGCGGGGGTGGTGAGCCGCTTCTATTGGAAGAGCGGCGAGAACGGTGATCCGATGAAGTTCGAGGACGCCGTGCGCCTGCGCATGAATGCCAGTACCGAATGGGCACCGGGTTCCAGCGGGGCGGCGCTGGTCGATGCCTGCGGAAATGCCATCGGCCACGTGTCCACGATCGCGACGCTCGGCAACGATGCGAAGAAGGCGGGCGGCCAGACGATGATCACGCTTCACGAAGCCGTCCCCGCGCGGGGAGTGATGCTGCTCCTGAAGCGGGATCGGAAGGAAACGCCGTGA